One window of the Thiovulum sp. ES genome contains the following:
- a CDS encoding Protein of unknown function (DUF1566) (PFAM: Protein of unknown function (DUF1566)) has translation SYKIGIQKVFTEKVVVAGRKKLISELENLEKELEMLKQVQHDEKEIKKVETVPEPEKGNVYLIWNGKDLEDFGISANSFDDFREKAFKKFLDPKDEFETENEFQERANIFEKEKNFLNLYFGKQEIEMTYSPEKAEFDVKVNFWNISIDFQIEIPRNIARNFKSSVKNFDFYFSKDLVLEKVSTNFENKTFVGKIKKIDLVEIEREREREREEIASKTITVGNLMFQDFDLPEPMNWESACEYCEKLRLLGFSNWRLPNKDELKIVEKNKNSFRNLKSNWYWSSSKSNDSRSWVVYFNDGNDGWGIQTYDYFAVCVRDL, from the coding sequence AAGTTACAAAATTGGAATTCAAAAAGTCTTCACTGAAAAAGTTGTTGTTGCTGGACGGAAAAAGCTGATTTCTGAACTAGAGAATCTTGAAAAAGAGTTGGAGATGCTGAAACAAGTTCAGCATGACGAAAAAGAGATCAAAAAAGTTGAAACTGTTCCAGAACCAGAGAAAGGAAATGTTTATCTGATTTGGAATGGAAAAGATTTAGAAGATTTTGGAATTTCAGCAAATAGCTTTGATGACTTTAGAGAAAAGGCTTTTAAAAAGTTTTTAGATCCAAAAGATGAGTTTGAAACAGAAAATGAATTTCAAGAACGGGCAAATATTTTTGAGAAAGAAAAAAATTTCTTAAATTTGTATTTTGGAAAACAAGAAATTGAGATGACTTACAGTCCAGAAAAGGCTGAATTTGATGTGAAAGTTAATTTTTGGAATATATCAATAGATTTTCAAATTGAGATTCCTCGAAATATTGCACGAAATTTTAAAAGCAGTGTGAAAAATTTTGATTTCTACTTTTCCAAAGATTTAGTTTTAGAAAAAGTTTCAACCAATTTTGAAAACAAAACTTTTGTTGGAAAAATCAAGAAAATAGATTTAGTTGAAATCGAACGAGAACGAGAACGAGAACGAGAAGAAATTGCTTCAAAAACAATCACCGTTGGAAATTTGATGTTTCAAGATTTTGATTTGCCAGAACCGATGAATTGGGAAAGTGCTTGTGAATATTGTGAAAAACTTCGACTTCTTGGTTTCTCAAATTGGAGACTTCCAAACAAAGATGAACTAAAAATAGTAGAAAAAAACAAAAATAGTTTCCGAAACCTTAAAAGCAATTGGTATTGGTCTAGTAGTAAAAGTAATGATTCCAGATCTTGGGTTGTCTATTTCAACGATGGGAACGACGGTTGGGGCATTCAGACGTACGATTACTTTGCTGTTTGTGTCCGTGA